CTGATCACGCTCTGCCCGTAGCTCGGTGCCTCAGAGATCCGCACCGAGCGGGGGATGAGGGTGTTCAGAACCTGCTTGGGGAAGTGGTCGCGCACATCCTGCGCCACCTGGTTCGCGAGGTTCGTGCGCCCGTCGTACATTGTGAGCAGGATCGTCGACACCGCCAACTGCGGGTTCAGGTGCCGTTCGATCAGCTCGATGTTCTTCAGGAGCTGGCTGAGTCCTTCCAGCGCGTAGTACTCGCACTGGATCGGGATGAGCACTTCACGCGCTGCGACAAACGCATTGATGGTGAGCAGTCCGAGCGAGGGAGGGCAGTCGATGAAGACGTAGTGGAACGGATCCGCCGTTTCCATGGCGAGAAACTTGTCGAGGGCGGTGCGCAGGCGCTGTTCCCTGGCAACCAATGACACGAGTTCGATCTCGGCGCCTGCCAGGTGAATCGTGGCGGGAACACAGAACAGGTTCTCGGATTCCGGGCTCTGCTTGATTACATCGGCGATGTTCTTGTCGTTTACCAGCACGTCATAGACGCTCTCGGTGTCGGAACGGTGCTCAACGCTGAGCGCGGTGGATGCGTTGCCCTGCGGATCAAGGTCAATCACGAGCACGCGGGCGCCAGCCCGGGCGAGTGCGGCGGCCAGATTGACCGTGGTCGTGGTCTTCCCGACGCCACCCTTCTGGTTGGCGACCGTGAGAACGCGCGTCTGCGGGGGAACGGGGAGTGCTTCCGCTGCCAGTGCGTGTCGACGACGGGTGATTTCCGCGATTTCCCGCGCGAGCGGGGTGGTTTCGTCGTACGCGCTAGTCACCGGTTTGCTCTCTCCATTCGCAATGTTTCACGGGGAACCAAAACGGTGCCACGCCAGCAATGTTTCACGTGAAACATGGCTGATTCGATTGTCGGTTGCGGTCTGCCATCAGGCTGGCCCGGCTGGTTGGACTAGTCCACTGTAGCCCGAAAGACGCGGGTGACCTCCGGGACAAGCCCGTCGCCGAGAACCAGAATCTCAGTGTTCACCAGGTGCGCCTTCCGGATGACTTTCGCCGCGGCATCCAGCTCGGCCTGAACGCGCTCGCCCTTCATGAAGAGCATCTCGCCGCCGTATCGAAGCAGGGGAGCGGTGATCGGGATGAGCTTGGACAGCGCGCTGACCGCGCGCGCGGTCACCTGGTCAAGCGGGCGGGGGAGTGAGACGTC
This Salinibacterium sp. ZJ450 DNA region includes the following protein-coding sequences:
- a CDS encoding ParA family protein; translation: MTSAYDETTPLAREIAEITRRRHALAAEALPVPPQTRVLTVANQKGGVGKTTTTVNLAAALARAGARVLVIDLDPQGNASTALSVEHRSDTESVYDVLVNDKNIADVIKQSPESENLFCVPATIHLAGAEIELVSLVAREQRLRTALDKFLAMETADPFHYVFIDCPPSLGLLTINAFVAAREVLIPIQCEYYALEGLSQLLKNIELIERHLNPQLAVSTILLTMYDGRTNLANQVAQDVRDHFPKQVLNTLIPRSVRISEAPSYGQSVISYDTNSAGSLSYLEAAAEIARRGAPE